CGAACTGGCCCAGGTGGTGCTTTTCGAACAACTCTTCCGGGCCACGACCATCATGGCCGGAAGGACGTACCATTATTGAGGTTCACGCCCTTTCCCTGAACCCGATCCCCTCCTCCGTCAGCCCTCGGGACAATTCCTCCACCGCCGCCTTCAGAAGCGCTGTGCGCTCGCTCGCCGTGCCGCCGGTGACGGTCAGGGTGATGTCCAGCTCCGGGGTCATGCCCACGGTCGAGGCCAGGGACTTGATGTAGACCCCGGGATGCCTTGGAACCACCCTGCCAAGGACCGGCTCCAGAATGGATTCGTCGTTGCAGAGCACGCGCAGCGCCGTGCCGAGGGAGCCGCCGTCGCCGAAGGTCTGCTGCATGAATTCCCGCAGGGAGACTTCAATGATGCCTTTGAGTTCCGAGGGCACTCCCGGCAGCGAGATGACGCAGGTCCGGCCTTTTCGAACCAGCACGCCGGGCGCGGTCCCTCCCGGATTGAAGAGTGGCACGCCGCCCTTGGGCAGCCAGGCCATTTTTTCGCGGCCGGGGTTGAGTCCGCCCTGGGCCATGATGCCCCGGGCGAAAAAATTGTCGTACTGCTCCCTGACCATGCGCAAGGCTTCGGGGTGTGGCTCCAGCGGCAGCCCAAGGCCCTTGGCCACTGCGGCCAGGGTCAGATCGTCGGCCGTGGGTCCGAGCCCGCCGGACGTGAAGATGACGTCCGCCCCGCGTTCAAGGGCGCGTTCGACCTCTGCCGCGATCTCGTCCACGTTGTCGCGCAGCATGGTCCCGCGCGCCACGTGCCCACCTTTGGAATTGATCAGCCCGCACAGCCAGCTCGTGTTGGTATCCTGGATGTCGCCAATGAGAATCTCGTTGCCGATGACCAGGATTTCCGCAATCGCCGAATATGTCATGCTCTTCCCCCGTGCCGAAATTTTGTCGCGCCCGTCGCCCGCCGCCCTGGCTCAATACCCCTTGCCCATGCCCGCGACAACAAAAAAGGGAGCATCCGAAGACGCTCCCCCGTGTGTTGCCGTGCCCTGGAGGTTATTTGACCTTTCCGGCCTTCCAGGCCTGGATCAGCTGGTCGTAGTCGACCGTCTCGCCCTTGGGCTTTTCGTTATCGAGCTTGGGCTTGGGTGCGCCGGGCTGATCGAGCCAGTACTGCTCGTCCCGGGGCTCGTTCATCTTCGGACCGCATTCGCCCTGCACATTGGCGCGCTCAAGGCGTTCCAGGATCTTGTCCTGTTCGGCGGCCAGGTTGTCCATTGCGGTTTCAGGGGTGACTTCGCCGGAGACGGCTTCACCGATGTTCTGCCACCACAGCTGTGCCAGTTTGGGGTAATCGGGCACGTTGGTGCCGGTGGGCGTCCAGGCCACGCGGGCCGGGCTGCGATAGAATTCAACCAGACCGCCGAGCATGGGCGCGCGGTCGGTGAAGGACTGGTGGCGGATGTCGGAGTCGCGAACTGGGTTCAGGCCGACATGAGCCTTTTTCAGCGAGGTGCTCTTGGCCACGCAGAACTGGGCGAAGAGCCAGGCGGCCTTGCGGCGGTCAACAGGAGTGCTCTTCAGGAGAGTCCAGGAACCGCAGTCCTGATAGCCGAGCTTCTGCCCTTCTTCCCAGTACGGGCCGTGGGGTGAGGGAGCCATGCGCCATTTCGGGGTGCCGTCATCGTTGACAACCGGAGTGCCCTTCTCGACCATGGAGGCGGTGAAGGCAGTGTACCAGAAGATCTGCTGGGCGACGTTGCCCTTGGCCAGACTCGGCAGGGACTGGTAGAAGTCCATGCCCAGGGCGCCAGGAGGTGCGTAGAGACGCAGCCAATCCATGTACTTGCGCAGTGCGTACTTGGCGGCCGGGCCGTTGGCGGCGCCGCCACGGGAGACGCTGGCGCCGACGGGACGGCAGCCGTCCACGCGGATGCCCCACTCGTCGACAGGCAGGCCGTTGGGAATGCCCTTGTCACCGGCGCCGGCCATGCTCAGCCATGCATCGGTGAATCGCCAGCCAAGATCGGGAGCCTTCTTGCCGTAGTCCATGTGACCGTAAATGGCCTTGCCGTCGATTTCTTTGACGTCGTTGGTGAAGAACTCGGCGATGTCTTCGTAAGCGGACCAGTTGACCGGCACGCCCAGTTCATAGCCGTATTTGGCCTTGAACTTTTCCTTGAGCTCGGGACGCTGGAACCAGTCGTAACGGAACCAATACAGGTTCGCGAACTGCTGGTCGGGCAGCTGATAGAGCTTGCCGTCGGGACCGGTGGTGAAGGATTTGCCCATGAAGTCGTCAATGTCGAGGGTCGGCAGGGTCACGTCCTTGCCTTCGCCAGCCATCCAGTCGGTCAGGTTGACCACGGCGCCATAGCGGAAATGGGTGCCGATGAGGTCCGAGTCGTTGACGTAACCGTCAAAGACGTTTTCGCCCGACTGCATCTGAACCTGCAACTTCTCGATGACGTCACCTTCCTGGATCAGGTCATGAGTGACCTTGATGCCGGTGATGTCCTGGAAGGCCTTGGCCAGAACCTTGGACTCGTATTCATGAGTGGGGATCGTTTCGGAGACGACTTTTATCTCCATGCCCTTGAACGGGGCGGCAGCCTTCATGAACCATTCCATTTCCTTCATCTGCTCATCCTTGCTGAGCGTCGAAGGCTGGAACTCCTCTTCGATCCATTTTTTCGCCGCCGCCTTCTGGGCTGCCTCGTCGGCAAAGCCAAGGGTGGTGACGCCCAGGAACGCCACGATGAGCATTCCGGTTAAGAGAACACGTCGAACTTGCATACGGACCTCCATTTGCGGTTATTCCAACAAACCCCAAAACGCCGTTTCCGTCTTTTTCGCAGCACCACGCAGGTGTCCTGATCTCAACCCCAGCGCATGACGGTGACAAGAAAAAGCACGGATATCATGGTAGCGATCCAGACAGCCATATCCGTCAGGCCAAGCCAGGCCAGATGGATGTATG
The DNA window shown above is from Desulfomicrobium apsheronum and carries:
- a CDS encoding competence/damage-inducible protein A gives rise to the protein MTYSAIAEILVIGNEILIGDIQDTNTSWLCGLINSKGGHVARGTMLRDNVDEIAAEVERALERGADVIFTSGGLGPTADDLTLAAVAKGLGLPLEPHPEALRMVREQYDNFFARGIMAQGGLNPGREKMAWLPKGGVPLFNPGGTAPGVLVRKGRTCVISLPGVPSELKGIIEVSLREFMQQTFGDGGSLGTALRVLCNDESILEPVLGRVVPRHPGVYIKSLASTVGMTPELDITLTVTGGTASERTALLKAAVEELSRGLTEEGIGFRERA
- a CDS encoding ABC transporter substrate-binding protein — protein: MQVRRVLLTGMLIVAFLGVTTLGFADEAAQKAAAKKWIEEEFQPSTLSKDEQMKEMEWFMKAAAPFKGMEIKVVSETIPTHEYESKVLAKAFQDITGIKVTHDLIQEGDVIEKLQVQMQSGENVFDGYVNDSDLIGTHFRYGAVVNLTDWMAGEGKDVTLPTLDIDDFMGKSFTTGPDGKLYQLPDQQFANLYWFRYDWFQRPELKEKFKAKYGYELGVPVNWSAYEDIAEFFTNDVKEIDGKAIYGHMDYGKKAPDLGWRFTDAWLSMAGAGDKGIPNGLPVDEWGIRVDGCRPVGASVSRGGAANGPAAKYALRKYMDWLRLYAPPGALGMDFYQSLPSLAKGNVAQQIFWYTAFTASMVEKGTPVVNDDGTPKWRMAPSPHGPYWEEGQKLGYQDCGSWTLLKSTPVDRRKAAWLFAQFCVAKSTSLKKAHVGLNPVRDSDIRHQSFTDRAPMLGGLVEFYRSPARVAWTPTGTNVPDYPKLAQLWWQNIGEAVSGEVTPETAMDNLAAEQDKILERLERANVQGECGPKMNEPRDEQYWLDQPGAPKPKLDNEKPKGETVDYDQLIQAWKAGKVK